Below is a window of Cytobacillus firmus DNA.
TCCGAGGGCTTATCAGGCAGCGATTTAAACTTCAAGCTTTGGGATATTGTTCTGAATACCATTGCAGAATTGAACATAATCAGGAATGTCTATGAGGATAGGGACCTGATTGACCAGGGAAGAATAGGGCTTGTGGGCACCTCTATGGGGGGAATAGTCACTTTGGGCGCCCTGACACAGTATGAATGGGTCAAAACTGCAGTTAGCCTTATGGGTATGCCATATTATGAAAAGTTTGCTCAGCTTCAGCTTGATGAACTTAAGAAAAATAATATTAAGGTTCCGCTCACAAATGAAGAACTTGCAGATCTTCTGAGAATCCTTAGGGAGCGTGATCTGAGCCTTCAGCCAGAAAAGCTTGGCGGAAGGCCGCTCATGTTCTGGCATGGCAAGAAGGACCCGGTTGTTCCTTATTCCTATACATACCAATTTTATGAGACCATCCAGTCCCTGTATAGTGACTCACCTGAAACCCTCCTGTTTATATCAGATGAACAAGCGGGGCATAAAGTCAGCAGGGAGGGACTGCTTGAAACAGTTAAATGGTTCGAGGAACATTTATAACCTGTATTTTTTCAATTCATTTAAATTTTTGTTAAGATAAAGATAGTAAATAATGAAGGAGTGCTGCAGATATGGATCAGGATTTAAAAGACAGCATTATGGGTGCACTGGAGCTTGTAGTAGACCCTGAGCTGGGCATTGACATTGTAAATTTAGGCTTGGTATATGATGTGAAAATGGAAGAGGAAGGGAAAGCTATAGTTGATATGACTCTTACTTCCATGGGCTGTCCTTTGGCAGGCACAATTGTTGAACAAGTAAAGTCAGCGCTGGCAGATATCCCTGAAGTAAAAGACACTGAAGTGAATATTGTCTGGAACCCGCCTTGGTCCAAGGACAAAATGTCCCGCTATGCAAAAATTGCACTTGGCGTACGATAAAATTTAAGCTCAAAACAGCAGGAGTATTTCCTGCTGTTTTTTTGTGCCCTTGTGAGGTAGTTCACTTATTTCACATGCCGATTATCCTATAATAACAATGGAAAGACAAAATATAGTTTGCTTTGCGTTGACAAATGGCCGGGAGTAAGGCCATTAAGGAGGCATTTCTAATGGGATTTGATAGAGATTTTAATAAAGACCCTTTTATTGTGATATGGGAATTAACAAGGGCATGCCAGCTAAAATGTCTGCACTGCCGTGCGGAGGCACAATATAGGAGAGATCCGAGAGAACTTTCCTTTGAAGAAGGGATGGCCCTGATTGACCAAATCAGGGAAATGAATAATCCTATGCTTGTGTTTACGGGTGGAGATCCATTAATGAGGCAGGATGTATTCGACATTGCCGAATATGCGGTGAAAAAGGGCGTTCGTGTTTCCATGACGCCCAGTGCGACACCAAATGTAACGAAAGAAGCTATTGAAAAAGCCAAACAGGTCGGCTTAGCTCGATGGGCGTTCAGCCTTGATGGGCCAAATGCAGAAATACACGACCACTTTAGAGGGACTTCCGGTTCCTACGATTTAACGATTGAAAGGATTAAATATCTGCACGAGCTTGAAATTCCAGTCCAGATTAATACAGTGATCTCACGTTATAATATCGATTACCTTGAGGAAATGGCACAGGTTGTAGAAGAACTCAAATGTGTTCTTTGGAGTGTGTTCTTCCTCGTCCCAACAGGGAGAGGGCAGGAAAAGGATATGATCTCACCGGTTGAGCATGAGAAGGTTTTTACATGGCTGTATAACTTAAGCAAAAAGGTTTCCTTCGATATTAAGACAACAGCAGCCCAGCATTATCGCCGAGTTGTCATTCAGCAAAAAATGAAGGAAGCAAAAGATCAAAATGAGGATATTCAATATCTCGATGCACTTACACAGCAAGGGCTGACGGGTTCTATAGATGGTTTAGGCAGGGCGCCTAAAGGAGTAAATGACGGAAACGGGTTTGTTTTCATTTCACACGTTGGGGACGTTTATCCAAGCGGGCTTTTGCCTGTTAAAGCAGGAAATGTAAGGGAACAGCCGCTCGCTGAAATATACAGGGAATCACCCATCTTTAAAGATCTCAGAAATCCTGATAAATATAAAGGGAAATGCGGCCAATGCGAATTCCGTTATGTTTGCGGAGGATCGAGATCACGTGCATTTGCCATGACAGGGGATTATATGGAAAGCGAGCCGTTTTGTGTATATATTCCTAAGGCACTTAGAACGAAAGCAGCAAAAGCATAAAGGAGTAAAGGAGTGCATCATGACTGCACTCCTATTCAATGCTGCAGTATACGGCAGGGCAATTTTCACAGCCTATTTCATTTTTTAAATACTCTAGATCTTTAACTGTAATTTTTCCATTTATTATTGAAATAATGCCGTCCTTCTTCAGTTCGCCCAGTATCCGGTTGGTGCTCTCTCTGGAGGTGCCGCAGAAATTTCCAAGTTCCTGATTCGTAAGTGGCAGATCAATGAGTATGCCGTCATTTACTTTTATTCCATAGCTGTTAGTCATTCTGATAAGAGTTGAATACAGGGCACCTTTTTTTCCATTGAGCACGAGATCTCTGAATTTGGTCTGTGTATTGCGGAAATGGTCGCTCATCCATTTCATAAATTCATAGGCCAGAGTACTATTTTTAAAAATCTCCTTTTCCAGGACATCTTTTTTTATTACAGCTACCTCACCAGCTTCAAGAACTAAAGCATTCAATAAATATTTAGGATCGCTGGTAAATAAGGTCAGCTCACCAATGATTTCATTTTCCCCGCATAGCCTGAAGGTGAGTTCCCTGCCGTCCGCTGTTATCTTGCTGATTTGAATCTTGCCGGAAAGGATGATATATAGCTCATCAGCATCCATGCCTTCCTGAAAAATATAAGCCCCTTTCTGTGTTTTCATATGCCGGTCAGCGAAATGAAGAAGCTCTTTAATCTCAATGGAATGTGTCTGTTTAATGGCTGTATGAGCCATGGGAATCCTCCTTCATATAACAACTGTCTTTTCTCACAATAATATCATTTGTATAGTGAAAACATTGCCGGCTTTTGTGTCTTTATTGTGGCATTTTCTATAGAAATGGTCAGTCTTAACTAATAAACAGCAATTCCCTATTAACATTGCAGCGATTGTATGTTCTAATAGTAAAAGCCCTTAATTTGAGATACTGGGTTATTTCTGTTATTTTAAGGGAAAGGCTAAAATATACCTCTGTATAGAAAGCTTAATAAAGTCACTCTTTAAATGGAGTTGAACGGAATGGCTAAAACAATTATTAAAGATAAATTGAATAGACCTTTAAGAGACCTGCGCATTTCTGTCATTGACCGCTGTAATTTCCGCTGCCAATATTGCATGCCGGCAGAAATCTTCGGTCCTGATTTTGCTTTTCTTCCAAAAAGCGAGCTGCTCAGCTATGAAGAAATTGAACGGCTGGCTAAAATCTTCGTAAGCCTTGGAGTGGAGAAGATCAGGTTAACAGGCGGGGAGCCCCTTATGAGAAAGGACATGCCTAAACTTGTTAAAATGCTTTCAGACATTGAGGGATTAAAAGATATTGGACTAACCACCAACGGTGTATTGCTTCCCAAACATGCAAAGGACTTAAAGGAAGCAGGACTGTTGAGGGTTAACATCAGTCTTGACAGTCTGGATGATGAGCTTTTCGGACAAATCAACGGACGCAATGTGGGTGTCAAACCAGTTATTAAAGGGATTGAAGCAGCAAAAGAAGCAGGACTTGGCGTTAAGATTAATATGGTCGTCAAAAAAGGCCTGAATGATTCTGAAATTGTCCCGATGGCTAAGTTTTGTAAAGATAACGGCTTACAGCTCCGTTTTATTGAATACATGGATGTCGGCAGCACAAACGGCTGGAAAATGGATGAGGTTGTAACTAAAAAAGAGATTTATGAGATCTTAAAGGAACACTATTTATTAGAGCCGGTAGATCCGGATTATTTCGGAGAGGTGGCCAAGCGGTACCGCTATAAAGGCACCGATGTGGATGTTGGGTTTATTACATCTGTTTCTGAATCCTTCTGTTCAAGCTGCACTCGTTCAAGATTGTCAGCAAATGGCCAAATTTTCACATGCCTATTTAATGGTGAAGGGCACGATTTAAAGGAATTTATGAGAAAAGGCGCTACTGACGAAGAAATTACCGATCGGATTATTAAGATTTGGAATGGCAGAAAAGACAGGTACTCAGACGAACGGACAGAAGAAACCGCTGCAAACAGGAAAAAGATTGAAATGTCCTATATTGGGGGATGAAAAAGCATGTTTTGCTGTGTCATGAAAAATGGACATAGCGGGCAGGCTTTTATTTTTGCCGTTTGAATGCACAAAAAATCTGCAGCCGATATTGGCTGCAGATAATGAGTGTTTATATATATCGAGGAAAAAGAATATTATTTTCCAGATGAACATGCATGAACGTTTGGCTTTCTAAATCTTCAAGCCGCTTATATACAAGACGGTAAGAACCGCATGCATCAGCTGGAGGAGTAAAATCAGCTGTAATTTCCCTCAATTCCTTTAAGATGGAACCTGCATGATCATGCTCCTTCTCAAGCTCCCGGATATAGCTGATGATTTCTTCGCGATTTTCAACTTTAGGATCTTCAAGCTTCAGCAGAAGTGGAAAAACTGACTCTTCCTCTTTGGAAGTATGTTCAAGAAGCTCGTGCTTCAATTCATAGAATAATTGATGGACTCTAAGAAGCTCCTCATGGCTTTCTCCATGTACTCTTGACACCTTTGTTACATATGGGCTTAATTGCGATAGTTCTTCTTCAAGAGGACGATGATATCGATTAATGACATGTTCAATAATATCTTCTGATGTACTATCTGTCCAAACCTCTAAATTATCAGTTTGGTTTTCCTTTTGAATTACTTCGTTTAATTCGTTAATCAGGACGTTCATATCTGCTGACTGTTCTGAAACAGCACGCGCCAGCGGAATATTTCCGCCGCAGCAAAAATCAATGCGATGACGTTTAAAAACATCACTTGTCTTTGGAAATTCATTTACGATATCTTTTACGAGACGATCTTCTGTAATTTGTATAGTCATTGTATTTTCCTCCTTCTATCTTGTGAACTATCTAAAGAATATACGAATTCCCTTTTTGATTTGGTGATGGGCATCACACTTGCAGGCTTTTTATAAAGTTTTTTGGGTAGGCTCTTTTCGCATAAATTGTTATTCTTCGCCTATCAATGTTTTCCGTTGATTACCGCTCCAGGCTGCTCAGCGAACCGCGGGGCGGGCGGTGAGCCTCCTCAACGCTCCGCGTCTGCGGGGTCTCACCTGTCCAGCTACTCCCGCAGGACATTGAATAAGCTCCCTTGAGTAAACACCGCACGAAGAAAATGCGAATGCATTTTCGAGGATCTCGCACCTTCCGCTGCAATCAACTCAGTAAATAATATACAAAAAGCAACAAACCTTACGAAAACAGCCTTTGGGTAAACCCTGCACAGATGAAAACAGAAAGTGTGACGATTGTCATGTTATGGATTTTCATGTACGTTTATAATAATTGAATTAGAGAAGACATTAAGAAAAGTACATAGGAGCTGATATCATGCTGGAAAAAAGAACTCCCATTCCTGTTGCTGAAGCAGTTGAAAAAATCATGGCATATCAATTAACCGGAAGTGCAGAATACGTATCCATTAATGAAAGCAATGGCCGTTTTCTGGCAGAAGATTTAAAAGCGACAAATGATGTCCCTCATTTTGATCGATCACCATATGATGGTTTTGCTGTCCGTTCTGCAGATACAAAGGAAGCTTCAATGGAAAATTCCGTCGTATTTGAGGTGGTAGACCACATTGGGGCGGGGCATGTGACTTCTAAAAACATTGGTCCATTCCAGGCTGTGAGGATCATGACCGGTGCGCAAATGCCTCAGGAATGTGATGCAGTTGTAATGCTTGAACTGGCAAAAGCATATGAAGAAGACGGTAAGAATTTTATGTCCATAAAGCGATCCTATAAACCGGGAGACAATGTTTCTTTCAAAGGAGAAGATGCAAAAAAAGGAGATTCTTTAGTTAAAAAGGGGACAAAGATCAATCCCGGAATTCAGGCCATTCTCGCAACCTTTGGTTATGCAGAAGTGCCTGTTGCCAAAAAGCCTGTTATTGGATTATTTGCAACAGGAACTGAACTATTGGAAGTCCATGAACCGCTGGAGCCGGGGAAAATCAGAAACAGCAATGCTCATATGATTACAGCGCAAATTGAACGGGCCGGCGCGGAAGTTATTTATTATGGAAAGCTTCCTGACGAATTTGATACATGTTTTAATGCTGTGAAAGAAGCATTGAACAATGTGGATATGCTGATCACTACAGGCGGTGTATCTGTGGGCGATTTTGATTATCTGCCGGGCATTTATGAAAAGCTTGAGGCTGAGGTGCTTTTCAATAAAGTTGCCATGAGGCCAGGCAGTGTGACGACTGTTGCCCAGCATGAAGGAAAGCTTCTGTTTGGACTTTCGGGAAATCCTTCTGCCTGCTATGTCGGGTTTGAACTTTTTACAAGACCAGTCATCCGAAAAATGCTGTTCTCTGAGAAACCGCATTTAAGGAAAGAAACTGCTGAACTAGTGGCAGAATTTCCAAAAGCAAACCCGTTTACACGATTTGTCAGGACATCTGTTAATTATTTGTCAGGACGACTGGTGGCAGCACCAAGCGGAGTGGATAAATCAAACATTGTGATGAGTCTTGCCGGTGCGAATGCGCTAATGATTCTGCCAGGCGGAACAAGAGGCTATGGCAAGGGGGACACCGTTGAAGTGCTATTGCTTGAGGACCATGAAGGAAGCGAATGGCCATGGTAAAGGAACCTGTTATCTTTCAGGTAGCCGGCTATCAAAACAGCGGAAAAACAACGTTGATAAATAAATTAATTTCAGGATTAAAAGAGAAGGGGCTTTCTGCCATTACCATTAAACATCATGGTCATGGCGGCAAACCTGAAACCCCGGAAGGAAAGGATTCTACAAGCCATATTAAATCAGGGGCTGCCGCTTCTCTTGTAGAAGGGGGAGGCAGACTGCTTATGCATGCCGAGAAGAAAAGCTGGAGCCTGGAGGAGCAGGTAAGGATTGTGCTGCAGCTGCAGCCGGACGTCGTGCTTATTGAAGGTCATAAAAAGGCATCTTTTTCTAAGGCTCTCTTGCTAAGAAGTGATGAAGATATGCACCTTATGAAGGAATTGACAAATATCTGTACAGTGATCAGCTGGGATGATAACGTTATAAAACCAAACGATGCAAATTTTGAAGCGCCGTTTTTCAGCATTGGTGATCCCAAAGGTCCTGATTGGATTGTTGAGTATTTAGTGAGCGAAAGAATGAAATAAAGATAAAAGCAGAACAGCCCAATTCTATTTTGGGCTGTTTTTAATATCCTCAAAATTGAACGTTTTGTGGCGTTGCGTGTATCAGTGATAATCTTCACTTTCTATTTACCCAGAAGATTATATATTATAGGCAGAAAGCAGCGGGGAGGTATTATAGATGAAGTTATTTATGCCAAAACAGCATGGTGCCTGGGCAATGCTGATTCTGCCATTTTGGCTCGGAGCAGCTGCATCTGATATTATTTGGTCTCATATCCCGTTTTTTTTAGGATGGATATTACTATATCTGGCCACTTATCCAGGACTTCTGCTATTTAAAAGAAAAAGAATGGCTTTATACTCTAAATGGACAGCCATTTATCTGGTCCCGGCTATTTTACTCCTATTAGTTCCTTTACTGGAAAGGCCATCGATTATCATTTTCGGACTTCTTATGGTTCCTTTTTTTATTATTAATGCGCTCTATTCTTCCAAAAACAGAGATAGAGCATTGGGCAATGACTTTAGTGCTATTTGTGCATTTTCAATAGCAGGTCTTGCGAGCAGCTTCTTGCCGCAGGGGGAAATTTCACCAATGGCCTGGACTGTGTTTGCGGCATCTGTTTTATTTTTTACAGGAAGCACTTTCTATGTAAAATCAATGATCAGGGAAAAGAAAAATAGTTCCTTTAAATGGGTTTCATGGATCTTTCATACTGCGGTACCGATACTTTGGCTGCTGGCGGGCGGATGGCTTGTATCTGCTGCGTTTCTTCCCAGCCTTTTCAGGTCGATTGTATTTTATGGGAAGTCATTTACACCTAAAAAAATTGGTGTTTATGAAATTGCTAATGCTTCAATATTCTTCTTTATGCTATTATTTGCCATACACACTTGAGAACCGGCCTGCACAGGCCGGTTTTTTCAATTTATCAAGAAATCGGATAATTAATATTAGAAATCTTTAAAACTTCAGTAAAATAGGTTGCAATTTTTCAAACCAGTTTCTATAATAAGAGAAACATTAATTCATAAATATGTATATAAATGATTAAATATACAATAAAGTGTGAAAGGAGCAATTATGAACGTTTCAATAATCGGAACAACCGGATATGGGGGTGCTGAATTGCTCCGTATCCTCAAGCAGCATCCGGAATTTAACATTAAATCGATTCATTCTACCAAAGATAACATCCCCATTTGGACTGAATATCCGCATCTATATGGAATATTAGACGAAAATTTACAGGGAATAGATTCAGATCAAATAGCTGCCCAGTCTGATATTGTTTTTCTGGCTACACCATCCGGGATTTCGGGAAAACTTGCTGAAGATTTTTCAGGTAAAGACGTTAAGGTAATTGACCTATCCGGTGATCTTCGAATTCCGGCTCAAGCCTATCAGAAGTGGTATAAACACGCTCCTGCAAACGAATCACTCGTAGAAAAAGCAGTATATGGTCTTCCGGAATGGCACCGCAGAGAAATAGCATCCGCAGAAATCATATCTAATCCTGGGTGCTATCCAACAGCTGCTTTGCTAAGTCTTGCACCTGTTGTAAATGAAAATTTAATAAGACCAGATAGTGTTGTCATCGATGCAAAATCCGGAGTGTCCGGGGCAGGAAGGGCGCTTTCGAGAACAACCAGCTATGCTGAAGCAAATGAAAACCTGCGGGTTTATAAGGTAAACCAGCATCAGCATACACCGGAAATCGAACAGCAGCTGATGAAGTGGAATTCCGAAATGAAGCCTATCACCTTCACGACCCATCTTCTTCCGATAACACGGGGCATTATGACAACCAGTTATGTACAGCTGACCAAGGAATACACTTCTTCTCAAATTCTTGAACTTTATCAATCAGTCTATGAAAACCAGCCATTTGTCCGGATTCGTCCGGAAAATACTTTCCCTTCTGTAAAAGAGGTTGCAGGCTCTAATTTTTGCGACATAGGTATCCATATGGACTCCAGAACGGGCAGGCTGACAATCGTTTCAGTGATTGATAACTTAATGAAAGGCGCTGCCGGTCAGGCTGTGCAAAATGCCAATATAATAAGCGGATGTGATGAAGCAGCGGGTCTCGGATTTGTTCCGCTCTATCCATAAGGAGGAAAGATAAATGCAATTAGTATCTCAAGCTGAAGTAACTGAACTGCCCGCCGGAAGCATCATCACACCAAAAGGCTTCACAGCAGCTGGTGTTCATGCCGGACTGCGCTATTCCAAAAAGGACTTAGGGATTATTTTAAGTGAGACTCCTGCAAATTGTGCAGCAGTTTATACAACCAGCCATTTTCAGGCGGCTCCTCTAAAAGTGACACAGGAAAGCATTGCAGCAGATGGGCTCATACAGGCAGTCATTGTAAATAGTGCATGTGCCAATGCATGTACTGGGGAACAGGGGCTAATAGATGCTTATCAAATGAGAAAATCAGCAGCAGATAAATTCAATATAAAGGAACAGCATGTGGCGGTTGCCTCTACCGGTGTCATTGGCGAGTATATGCAGATGGATAAGATAGAAGAGGGTATTAAGATGCTGAAGCCCGGCAATGAGGCATTACACTCAGACGATTTTCAGACAGCCATATTAACAACAGATTTAGTGATGAAGAAATGCTGCTATTCTGCACTTATAGATGGAAAAACAGTCACGATGGGCGGGTCTGCTAAGGGTTCAGGAATGATTCATCCCAATATGGCAACCATGCTTGCGTTTATCACAACGGATGCGAATATAGCCAGCTCTGATTTGCAAATTGCTTTAAAACAGGTTATCGATCGAACGTTCAATCAGATAACCGTTGATGGGGATACCTCAACAAATGATATGGTAATGGTCATGGCCAATGGAGCCAGCGGTACCAATAAACTTTCGCCGGATCATCCAGATTGGGATGTATTTATACAGATGCTTTCCAAAACATGTGAAAGTCTTGCCAAACAAATCGCAAAAGATGGTGAGGGAGCAACAAAGCTGATCGAGGTGGAGGTATCGGGGACGAAAACCGATGACGATGCAAGAGTGATCGCTAAACAGATTGTCGGCTCGAACCTTGTAAAGACTGCTATATATGGAGCAGATGCCAATTGGGGCAGAATTATCGGGGCAATCGGTCAGGGCCAGCCGGCTATTGATCCGTCTTTGGTTGATATTGCAATCGGACCTATAGTCATGCTGAAAGATAGTGTTCCTTTGGCATTTTCAGAAGAAGAAGCAAAAGAGTACTTATCCAATTCTGCCATTCAGATTACTGTGAATCTTCATCAGGGAGCTGGCATAGGGAAGGCCTGGGGATGTGACTTATCCTATGATTATGTCAAAATCAATGCAAGCTATCGCACGTGAGGGGGAAGCTATTTGAAAAGTATAGTCATTAAATGCGGCGGCAGTGTTATGGAAGAACTGGGAGATGACTTTTTTGATAGTCTTTTAGTGTTAAAGAATGAAGGATACCAGATTGTTTTTGTTCATGGAGGCGGCCCGGCAATTAACAGCATGCTGGAACTTTATAGTATTCCTCATGAATTTGTCAATGGGCTAAGAAAGACGACTCCGGCAGTTCTGGAGGTAGCAGAGATGGTCTTGGCAGGACAATCAAACCGCAAACTTACCTCAATGATCGAACTGCATGGATTGAGAAGTTTTGGTGTAAATGGCAGTGATGCAGGATTACTAAAGGCAGAATGCATCAATCAGGATGAGCTTGGACTGGTTGGAGAAATAACGTCTGTTAATCAGTCAGTACTGGAAATGTTATTTAACGAAGACCTGGTCCCTGTCATTACTCCTATTGCAGCTTCAGAAGGAGGCACGAAACTGAATATCAATGCCGACTATGCTGCGGCAGCTGTTGCCAATGCCCTTAAAGCTGAACATTGCATCTTTGTAACGGATGTAAAAGGAATTCTCATTGACGGCAACCTCGCTCCCCGGCTTGACGCGGATGAAATTGAACAGCATATAAACGATAA
It encodes the following:
- a CDS encoding YwiC-like family protein; protein product: MKLFMPKQHGAWAMLILPFWLGAAASDIIWSHIPFFLGWILLYLATYPGLLLFKRKRMALYSKWTAIYLVPAILLLLVPLLERPSIIIFGLLMVPFFIINALYSSKNRDRALGNDFSAICAFSIAGLASSFLPQGEISPMAWTVFAASVLFFTGSTFYVKSMIREKKNSSFKWVSWIFHTAVPILWLLAGGWLVSAAFLPSLFRSIVFYGKSFTPKKIGVYEIANASIFFFMLLFAIHT
- a CDS encoding Crp/Fnr family transcriptional regulator, with amino-acid sequence MAHTAIKQTHSIEIKELLHFADRHMKTQKGAYIFQEGMDADELYIILSGKIQISKITADGRELTFRLCGENEIIGELTLFTSDPKYLLNALVLEAGEVAVIKKDVLEKEIFKNSTLAYEFMKWMSDHFRNTQTKFRDLVLNGKKGALYSTLIRMTNSYGIKVNDGILIDLPLTNQELGNFCGTSRESTNRILGELKKDGIISIINGKITVKDLEYLKNEIGCENCPAVYCSIE
- the argJ gene encoding bifunctional ornithine acetyltransferase/N-acetylglutamate synthase, whose amino-acid sequence is MQLVSQAEVTELPAGSIITPKGFTAAGVHAGLRYSKKDLGIILSETPANCAAVYTTSHFQAAPLKVTQESIAADGLIQAVIVNSACANACTGEQGLIDAYQMRKSAADKFNIKEQHVAVASTGVIGEYMQMDKIEEGIKMLKPGNEALHSDDFQTAILTTDLVMKKCCYSALIDGKTVTMGGSAKGSGMIHPNMATMLAFITTDANIASSDLQIALKQVIDRTFNQITVDGDTSTNDMVMVMANGASGTNKLSPDHPDWDVFIQMLSKTCESLAKQIAKDGEGATKLIEVEVSGTKTDDDARVIAKQIVGSNLVKTAIYGADANWGRIIGAIGQGQPAIDPSLVDIAIGPIVMLKDSVPLAFSEEEAKEYLSNSAIQITVNLHQGAGIGKAWGCDLSYDYVKINASYRT
- the argB gene encoding acetylglutamate kinase, whose amino-acid sequence is MKSIVIKCGGSVMEELGDDFFDSLLVLKNEGYQIVFVHGGGPAINSMLELYSIPHEFVNGLRKTTPAVLEVAEMVLAGQSNRKLTSMIELHGLRSFGVNGSDAGLLKAECINQDELGLVGEITSVNQSVLEMLFNEDLVPVITPIAASEGGTKLNINADYAAAAVANALKAEHCIFVTDVKGILIDGNLAPRLDADEIEQHINDKKITGGMIPKVTSALSLISKGLNSVMIVSGKEKFYEDGIWIGTNVSAKKEVLT
- a CDS encoding metal-sulfur cluster assembly factor gives rise to the protein MDQDLKDSIMGALELVVDPELGIDIVNLGLVYDVKMEEEGKAIVDMTLTSMGCPLAGTIVEQVKSALADIPEVKDTEVNIVWNPPWSKDKMSRYAKIALGVR
- the moaA gene encoding GTP 3',8-cyclase MoaA; this encodes MAKTIIKDKLNRPLRDLRISVIDRCNFRCQYCMPAEIFGPDFAFLPKSELLSYEEIERLAKIFVSLGVEKIRLTGGEPLMRKDMPKLVKMLSDIEGLKDIGLTTNGVLLPKHAKDLKEAGLLRVNISLDSLDDELFGQINGRNVGVKPVIKGIEAAKEAGLGVKINMVVKKGLNDSEIVPMAKFCKDNGLQLRFIEYMDVGSTNGWKMDEVVTKKEIYEILKEHYLLEPVDPDYFGEVAKRYRYKGTDVDVGFITSVSESFCSSCTRSRLSANGQIFTCLFNGEGHDLKEFMRKGATDEEITDRIIKIWNGRKDRYSDERTEETAANRKKIEMSYIGG
- a CDS encoding alpha/beta fold hydrolase: MVVIERKLIREIPVLELARQEIKGEPLPFIIFVHGFTSAKEHNLHYAYLLAEKGFRVVLPDTLFHGERSEGLSGSDLNFKLWDIVLNTIAELNIIRNVYEDRDLIDQGRIGLVGTSMGGIVTLGALTQYEWVKTAVSLMGMPYYEKFAQLQLDELKKNNIKVPLTNEELADLLRILRERDLSLQPEKLGGRPLMFWHGKKDPVVPYSYTYQFYETIQSLYSDSPETLLFISDEQAGHKVSREGLLETVKWFEEHL
- the ric gene encoding iron-sulfur cluster repair di-iron protein, with product MTIQITEDRLVKDIVNEFPKTSDVFKRHRIDFCCGGNIPLARAVSEQSADMNVLINELNEVIQKENQTDNLEVWTDSTSEDIIEHVINRYHRPLEEELSQLSPYVTKVSRVHGESHEELLRVHQLFYELKHELLEHTSKEEESVFPLLLKLEDPKVENREEIISYIRELEKEHDHAGSILKELREITADFTPPADACGSYRLVYKRLEDLESQTFMHVHLENNILFPRYI
- the mobB gene encoding molybdopterin-guanine dinucleotide biosynthesis protein B, which produces MAMVKEPVIFQVAGYQNSGKTTLINKLISGLKEKGLSAITIKHHGHGGKPETPEGKDSTSHIKSGAAASLVEGGGRLLMHAEKKSWSLEEQVRIVLQLQPDVVLIEGHKKASFSKALLLRSDEDMHLMKELTNICTVISWDDNVIKPNDANFEAPFFSIGDPKGPDWIVEYLVSERMK
- a CDS encoding molybdopterin molybdotransferase MoeA; protein product: MLEKRTPIPVAEAVEKIMAYQLTGSAEYVSINESNGRFLAEDLKATNDVPHFDRSPYDGFAVRSADTKEASMENSVVFEVVDHIGAGHVTSKNIGPFQAVRIMTGAQMPQECDAVVMLELAKAYEEDGKNFMSIKRSYKPGDNVSFKGEDAKKGDSLVKKGTKINPGIQAILATFGYAEVPVAKKPVIGLFATGTELLEVHEPLEPGKIRNSNAHMITAQIERAGAEVIYYGKLPDEFDTCFNAVKEALNNVDMLITTGGVSVGDFDYLPGIYEKLEAEVLFNKVAMRPGSVTTVAQHEGKLLFGLSGNPSACYVGFELFTRPVIRKMLFSEKPHLRKETAELVAEFPKANPFTRFVRTSVNYLSGRLVAAPSGVDKSNIVMSLAGANALMILPGGTRGYGKGDTVEVLLLEDHEGSEWPW
- the argC gene encoding N-acetyl-gamma-glutamyl-phosphate reductase → MNVSIIGTTGYGGAELLRILKQHPEFNIKSIHSTKDNIPIWTEYPHLYGILDENLQGIDSDQIAAQSDIVFLATPSGISGKLAEDFSGKDVKVIDLSGDLRIPAQAYQKWYKHAPANESLVEKAVYGLPEWHRREIASAEIISNPGCYPTAALLSLAPVVNENLIRPDSVVIDAKSGVSGAGRALSRTTSYAEANENLRVYKVNQHQHTPEIEQQLMKWNSEMKPITFTTHLLPITRGIMTTSYVQLTKEYTSSQILELYQSVYENQPFVRIRPENTFPSVKEVAGSNFCDIGIHMDSRTGRLTIVSVIDNLMKGAAGQAVQNANIISGCDEAAGLGFVPLYP
- a CDS encoding TIGR04053 family radical SAM/SPASM domain-containing protein, with translation MGFDRDFNKDPFIVIWELTRACQLKCLHCRAEAQYRRDPRELSFEEGMALIDQIREMNNPMLVFTGGDPLMRQDVFDIAEYAVKKGVRVSMTPSATPNVTKEAIEKAKQVGLARWAFSLDGPNAEIHDHFRGTSGSYDLTIERIKYLHELEIPVQINTVISRYNIDYLEEMAQVVEELKCVLWSVFFLVPTGRGQEKDMISPVEHEKVFTWLYNLSKKVSFDIKTTAAQHYRRVVIQQKMKEAKDQNEDIQYLDALTQQGLTGSIDGLGRAPKGVNDGNGFVFISHVGDVYPSGLLPVKAGNVREQPLAEIYRESPIFKDLRNPDKYKGKCGQCEFRYVCGGSRSRAFAMTGDYMESEPFCVYIPKALRTKAAKA